One part of the Ictidomys tridecemlineatus isolate mIctTri1 chromosome 13, mIctTri1.hap1, whole genome shotgun sequence genome encodes these proteins:
- the Rnf152 gene encoding E3 ubiquitin-protein ligase RNF152, whose protein sequence is METLSQDSLLECQICFNYYSPRRRPKLLDCKHTCCSVCLQQMRTSQKDVRCPWCRGITKLPPGFSVSQLPDDPEVLAVIAIPHTSEHTPVFIKLPSNGCYMLPLPISKERTLLPGDMGCRLLPGSQQKSVTVVTIPAEQQPLQGGAPQEAVAEEPDRRGVAKSSTWSGVCTVILVACVLVFLLGIVLHNMSCISKRFTVISCG, encoded by the coding sequence ATGGAGACGCTGTCCCAGGATTCGCTGCTGGAATGTCAGATCTGCTTCAACTACTACAGCCCCCGGCGGAGGCCCAAGCTGCTGGATTGCAAACACACCTGCTGCTCGGTGTGCCTGCAGCAGATGAGGACGAGCCAGAAGGACGTGAGGTGCCCCTGGTGCCGCGGCATCACCAAGCTGCCCCCTGGCTTCTCCGTGTCGCAGCTGCCCGATGACCCCGAGGTCCTGGCCGTCATCGCCATTCCGCACACCTCCGAGCACACCCCGGTCTTCATCAAACTTCCTAGCAATGGGTGCTACATGCTGCCCTTGCCCATCTCCAAGGAGCGCACCCTGCTGCCCGGAGACATGGGCTGCCGCCTGCTCCCCGGGAGCCAGCAGAAGTCCGTCACGGTGGTGACCATCCCTGCGGAACAGCAGCCGCTGCAAGGCGGGGCTCCGCAGGAGGCGGTGGCCGAGGAGCCGGACAGGCGGGGCGTGGCGAAAAGCTCCACCTGGTCGGGCGTGTGCACTGTCATCTTGGTGGCCTGTGTCTTGGTCTTCCTCCTGGGCATCGTGCTCCACAACATGTCTTGCATTTCGAAGCGCTTCACTGTGATATCCTGTGGCTGA